One window of the Ramlibacter henchirensis genome contains the following:
- a CDS encoding 4-hydroxybenzoate 3-monooxygenase, which yields MKTQVGIIGAGPAGLMLSHLLHLHGIDSVILESRSRQYVEGRVRAGVLDSDVSRLFQVTGIGDRMMREGIEQEQMEIRFEGKQRFINWFQLAGGRKNMIYGQQEVVRDLIERRLRDDGRILFDAEAHSIDGAGTDRPSIRFRCNGEDATLACDFIAACDGFHGIGRQAIPPDRIRLYEHKYPFAWLGIVACAQPSSPWLVTAAHDRGYAMQSMRSLQVSRNYIQIALEDTLEDWPDARIWDELHQRLDIPGWTLREGEIVEKAKFDLRSFVCEPMQYGRMFLAGDAAHVVPPTGGRGLNQAIADVCVLADGIRDFYRDASEEELNRYSSICLERVWHAQQFTWRQTSMLQRHDFGNEYIRKQQLAQLEYFTSNKAAATSLAECYAGSRLRTSFLNQDGTEDPRIA from the coding sequence ATGAAAACCCAAGTAGGGATCATCGGCGCCGGCCCGGCGGGCCTGATGCTGTCGCACCTGCTTCACCTGCACGGCATCGACTCGGTCATCCTCGAGTCGCGCAGCCGCCAGTACGTGGAGGGCCGCGTGCGCGCAGGGGTGCTCGACAGCGACGTCAGCAGGCTGTTCCAGGTCACCGGCATCGGCGATCGCATGATGCGCGAGGGCATCGAGCAGGAGCAGATGGAGATCCGCTTCGAGGGCAAGCAGCGGTTCATCAACTGGTTCCAGCTCGCCGGCGGCCGCAAGAACATGATCTACGGCCAGCAGGAGGTGGTGCGCGACCTGATTGAGCGCCGCCTGCGCGACGACGGCCGCATCCTCTTCGACGCCGAGGCGCATTCGATCGACGGCGCCGGCACCGATCGGCCGTCGATCCGCTTCCGCTGCAACGGCGAGGACGCGACGCTGGCCTGCGACTTCATTGCGGCCTGCGATGGGTTCCACGGCATCGGCCGGCAGGCGATCCCGCCCGACCGCATCCGCCTGTACGAGCACAAGTACCCGTTCGCCTGGCTGGGCATCGTCGCCTGCGCCCAGCCTTCGAGCCCCTGGCTGGTGACCGCGGCGCACGACCGCGGCTACGCGATGCAGAGCATGCGGTCGCTCCAGGTCAGCCGCAACTACATCCAGATCGCGCTGGAGGACACGCTCGAGGACTGGCCCGATGCACGCATCTGGGACGAGCTGCACCAGCGGCTGGACATCCCCGGCTGGACGCTGCGCGAAGGCGAGATCGTCGAGAAGGCGAAGTTCGACCTGCGCAGCTTCGTCTGCGAGCCGATGCAGTACGGCCGCATGTTCCTGGCCGGGGACGCGGCGCACGTGGTTCCGCCGACGGGCGGCCGCGGGCTGAACCAGGCGATCGCGGACGTCTGCGTCCTCGCCGACGGAATCCGCGACTTCTACCGCGACGCCAGCGAGGAAGAGCTGAATCGCTATTCCTCGATCTGCCTGGAGCGCGTGTGGCACGCGCAGCAGTTCACCTGGCGCCAGACCAGCATGCTGCAGCGGCACGATTTCGGCAACGAGTACATCCGCAAGCAGCAGCTCGCCCAGCTCGAGTACTTCACCAGCAACAAGGCGGCGGCGACGAGCCTCGCCGAATGCTATGCAGGCTCGCGGCTGAGGACGTCCTTCCTGAACCAGGACGGGACCGAGGACCCGAGGATCGCCTGA
- a CDS encoding thiamine pyrophosphate-requiring protein — protein MTDLRNPNDHGTVAERYLARLREHGIRYLFGNAGTDFPPLIEALSRGDTGIEPVLVPHENVAVAMAYGHAMVTGQPQLVMVHVGLGTANALCGLFNAARQHVPLLLTAGRSPWLEHGRLGARNNYINWAQEMFDQSGMVRELVKWEYELRDPAQVEAVVDRALAAACSAPQGPAYLVLPREVLAAPALPRRDGGTGMQAPVRAGMPSAQDLDTAARWLAGAQRPLIITADTGRTREGFDALTALAHSRGIPVVQYRPRYLSLPCSSPSNAGYDPTRLLPEADLVLAIDVDVPWLPEHCAPQEGARVVHIGVDPLFMAYPIRGFRSDLSLQGDTASILQALQGATRGAPVDTAGWLDRATRAHRAAVAPARDEAKLTNRYVSRCIAEAMDERSVLINEYTFALEELRQETHGNYFGHSPAGGLGWGVGAAMGVRMARPDATVFAAVGDGTYMFSNPTPAHYVSAARGLPFITVIYNNRRWAAVHRATLSMYPDGAAAKSDKPVFATLEPEIAHERIVEACGGLGLRVDRAEQLPEAIARAVHAVRHEGRQAVINVLTDVSYTRTS, from the coding sequence TTGACCGATCTCCGGAACCCCAACGACCACGGCACCGTCGCCGAGCGTTACCTGGCGCGCCTGCGCGAGCACGGCATCCGCTACCTGTTCGGCAATGCCGGCACCGACTTCCCGCCGCTGATCGAGGCGCTGTCGCGCGGCGACACCGGCATCGAGCCGGTTCTGGTGCCGCACGAGAACGTCGCGGTCGCCATGGCCTACGGCCACGCGATGGTCACCGGCCAGCCGCAACTCGTGATGGTGCACGTGGGCCTGGGCACCGCGAATGCGCTGTGCGGCCTGTTCAATGCGGCACGCCAGCACGTGCCGCTGCTGCTCACGGCCGGCCGCTCGCCCTGGCTGGAGCACGGCCGCCTGGGCGCCCGCAACAACTACATCAACTGGGCGCAGGAGATGTTCGACCAGAGCGGCATGGTGCGCGAGCTGGTCAAGTGGGAATACGAGCTGCGCGACCCGGCGCAGGTCGAGGCGGTGGTCGACCGGGCGCTGGCGGCCGCGTGTTCGGCGCCCCAGGGGCCCGCCTACCTGGTCCTGCCGCGGGAGGTGCTCGCCGCACCGGCCCTGCCTCGCAGGGATGGTGGCACCGGCATGCAGGCTCCGGTGCGCGCGGGGATGCCGTCCGCGCAGGACCTGGACACGGCGGCCCGGTGGCTGGCCGGCGCGCAGCGACCGCTCATCATCACCGCCGACACCGGCCGAACGCGCGAGGGCTTCGACGCCCTGACCGCGCTGGCGCATTCGCGCGGCATCCCGGTCGTGCAGTACCGGCCCCGCTACCTCAGTCTGCCGTGCTCGTCGCCGTCGAATGCGGGCTACGACCCGACGCGGCTGCTGCCCGAGGCCGACCTGGTGCTGGCGATCGATGTCGACGTGCCCTGGCTTCCCGAGCACTGCGCGCCGCAAGAGGGCGCGCGCGTGGTCCACATCGGGGTGGACCCGCTGTTCATGGCCTACCCGATCCGCGGCTTCCGCTCGGACCTCTCGCTCCAGGGGGACACCGCGTCGATCCTGCAGGCGCTGCAGGGCGCCACACGCGGCGCGCCGGTGGACACGGCCGGATGGCTCGACCGCGCCACGCGCGCCCACCGCGCGGCTGTCGCGCCCGCCCGGGACGAGGCGAAGCTGACGAACCGCTACGTCTCGCGCTGCATCGCCGAGGCGATGGACGAGCGCAGCGTGCTGATCAACGAGTACACCTTCGCGCTGGAGGAGCTGCGCCAGGAGACGCACGGCAACTACTTCGGGCACAGCCCGGCCGGCGGGCTGGGCTGGGGTGTCGGCGCTGCGATGGGCGTGCGGATGGCGCGTCCCGATGCGACGGTGTTCGCGGCCGTGGGCGACGGCACCTACATGTTCAGCAATCCGACGCCGGCGCACTACGTAAGCGCGGCGCGCGGCCTGCCGTTCATCACGGTGATCTACAACAACCGCCGCTGGGCCGCCGTGCACCGTGCGACGCTGTCGATGTATCCCGATGGCGCGGCCGCGAAGTCGGACAAGCCGGTGTTCGCGACGCTGGAGCCCGAGATCGCGCACGAGCGCATCGTCGAGGCGTGCGGCGGGCTCGGACTGCGGGTGGACCGGGCCGAGCAGCTGCCGGAGGCGATCGCGCGCGCGGTCCACGCCGTCCGGCATGAAGGCCGGCAGGCGGTGATCAACGTCCTCACCGACGTGAGCTATACGCGCACGAGCTGA
- a CDS encoding Bug family tripartite tricarboxylate transporter substrate binding protein, whose product MRSSKWMGLLAALGFAVGTAVSAGAQTVKDFPNRPVKLVVPFSPGGSVDLTARSIESKLAELLKVPVLVENKPGAAAVLGTQAVVTAPPDGYTLLVGSTSMSIRPHLKPPPPYDPAKDLLPITLAAKVPHVLLVPPSLNVKSVADLSNLYKTKKTPIMYGDVGQGSLHYLAGDLFKAGSGIDITHVSYKGTSNVVADLLGGHVQLGSVELSVAGPYMASGQLVAIGLSVPTRHPEWPNLPTIAEQGVADYDISSWFGFFAPARTPPEIIDLLNREMVKALSDPGVKATYAKAGLTPVGTSVAEFRKQLEKEHVKWGAAVKISNPQ is encoded by the coding sequence ATGCGCTCGAGCAAATGGATGGGACTGCTGGCCGCCCTCGGCTTTGCAGTCGGGACGGCGGTCAGCGCCGGCGCCCAGACCGTGAAAGACTTTCCGAATCGACCCGTCAAGCTGGTCGTGCCTTTCAGTCCCGGCGGCAGCGTGGACCTCACCGCGCGATCGATCGAATCGAAGCTCGCCGAGCTGCTGAAGGTGCCCGTGCTGGTGGAGAACAAGCCGGGCGCGGCCGCGGTGCTGGGCACGCAGGCCGTCGTCACCGCGCCGCCGGACGGCTACACGCTGCTGGTCGGCTCCACCTCGATGAGCATCCGGCCGCACCTGAAGCCGCCGCCGCCCTACGATCCCGCCAAGGACCTGCTGCCGATCACGCTGGCCGCGAAGGTGCCCCACGTCCTGCTCGTTCCGCCCAGCCTGAACGTCAAGAGCGTGGCGGACCTGTCCAACCTGTACAAGACGAAGAAGACCCCGATCATGTACGGCGACGTCGGCCAGGGTTCGCTGCACTACCTCGCGGGGGACCTCTTCAAGGCGGGCTCCGGCATCGACATCACCCACGTCAGCTACAAGGGCACCAGCAACGTCGTGGCCGACCTGCTCGGCGGCCATGTCCAGCTCGGTTCGGTGGAGCTGTCGGTCGCCGGCCCGTACATGGCCAGCGGCCAGCTGGTCGCGATCGGGCTGTCGGTGCCCACCCGCCATCCGGAGTGGCCGAACCTTCCCACGATCGCTGAACAAGGCGTGGCGGACTACGACATCAGCTCCTGGTTCGGCTTCTTCGCACCCGCCCGCACACCGCCGGAAATCATCGACCTCCTGAACCGGGAAATGGTCAAGGCGCTGTCCGATCCGGGCGTGAAGGCGACCTATGCGAAAGCCGGGCTGACTCCCGTCGGCACTTCCGTCGCCGAGTTCCGCAAGCAGCTCGAGAAGGAGCACGTGAAGTGGGGCGCCGCCGTGAAGATCTCGAATCCGCAATGA
- a CDS encoding MarR family winged helix-turn-helix transcriptional regulator, with protein MRKGAHAPDRAITTRPELLVDGSDAGFRRLVHNMFVLTLRHEAIRGNHGALLGLSGPEYTCLVTLGYLQEAGSVNVKMLADHLFVSGAFATTTVGKLVKAGLVNKDTDSIDRRRVSLWLTSKGRAVLDAHGPIQRQVNDVRFGCLSRREFEQLSVMLEKLIESADQALALQAYLMHEAGVRPSAA; from the coding sequence TTGCGCAAAGGCGCTCACGCGCCGGACCGCGCCATCACCACCCGCCCCGAGCTGCTGGTGGACGGCTCGGATGCCGGATTCCGCCGCCTCGTGCACAACATGTTCGTGCTGACGCTGCGCCACGAAGCCATTCGCGGCAACCACGGCGCGCTGCTGGGCCTGTCGGGCCCGGAATACACCTGCCTCGTGACCCTGGGCTACCTGCAGGAAGCAGGCAGTGTGAACGTGAAGATGCTTGCGGACCACCTCTTCGTGAGCGGCGCATTCGCGACGACGACCGTGGGCAAGCTGGTCAAGGCGGGGCTCGTGAACAAGGACACGGACAGCATCGACCGCCGGCGGGTCTCGTTGTGGCTGACGAGCAAGGGACGCGCCGTCCTCGACGCCCATGGCCCGATCCAGCGACAGGTCAACGACGTTCGATTCGGCTGCCTTTCGCGGCGCGAGTTCGAGCAGCTCTCCGTGATGCTCGAAAAGCTGATCGAGAGCGCGGACCAGGCGCTTGCGCTGCAGGCTTACCTGATGCACGAGGCCGGCGTCAGGCCTTCCGCGGCGTAG
- a CDS encoding FAD-dependent oxidoreductase, whose product MTATPPLPPHRTGVLVVGGGPIGLALAGDLGWRGIGCALVEKSDGQVVQPKMDMIGIRSMEFCRRWGIVDWVESAGYNRAYPQDCAWVTSLNGYEFGREVFPAPQDEKPPVHSPQKRERCPQNFFDPVLQRFARSSPTVSLTYNTELLEFQDHGDHVEALVRDVNTGATSTLQADYLVGCDGGASKVRQALGIDMVGDAVLTYTTNIIFRCKGLERLHDKAPGYRFIFIGPEGTWATMVAIDGRDQWRFSLIGDSEKRTVTEAEARAAIVRAVGKPFEFEILSMFPWVRRQLVARHYGKGRVFIAGDAAHLTSPTGGFGMNTGLLDAVNLSWKLAAVLQGWGGEHLLESYEAEQLPVAVRNVGEATENLRRMLAPRILTPDPRMFDADDPQAEEARREYGARYTEMMRREWFSIGVHLGYVYEGSPIVVPDGTPRPPLQVSSYTPTARPGSRAPHAWIGENRSTLDLFGRRFVLLRFGTNPPAVDALKQAAASVGLPLEVVDLQDQEAARLYERRLVLVRPDGQVAWRSDAAPEDASLLVDIVRGAKAGDPVPISFEAVIAEA is encoded by the coding sequence ATGACAGCCACTCCTCCCCTTCCTCCCCACCGGACCGGCGTGCTGGTCGTCGGTGGCGGCCCCATTGGCCTGGCCCTCGCCGGCGACCTCGGCTGGCGCGGCATCGGCTGCGCCCTTGTCGAGAAGAGCGATGGCCAGGTCGTGCAGCCGAAGATGGACATGATCGGCATCCGTTCCATGGAGTTCTGCCGCCGCTGGGGCATCGTTGACTGGGTCGAGTCCGCGGGCTACAACCGCGCCTACCCGCAGGACTGCGCCTGGGTGACGAGCCTCAACGGCTACGAGTTCGGGCGCGAGGTCTTCCCGGCTCCGCAGGACGAGAAGCCGCCCGTGCACAGCCCGCAGAAGCGGGAGCGCTGCCCCCAGAACTTCTTCGACCCCGTGCTGCAGCGCTTCGCGCGCAGTTCGCCCACCGTCTCGCTCACGTACAACACCGAGTTGCTGGAGTTCCAGGATCACGGCGATCACGTGGAAGCGTTGGTCCGCGACGTCAACACCGGCGCCACGAGCACGCTGCAGGCGGACTATCTCGTCGGCTGCGACGGCGGCGCGAGCAAGGTGCGCCAAGCGCTGGGCATCGACATGGTGGGCGACGCCGTCCTCACCTACACCACCAACATCATCTTCCGCTGCAAGGGCCTGGAGCGGCTGCACGACAAGGCGCCGGGCTATCGCTTCATCTTCATCGGACCGGAAGGCACCTGGGCGACGATGGTCGCGATCGACGGGCGCGACCAATGGCGCTTCTCGCTGATAGGGGATTCCGAGAAGCGCACGGTCACCGAAGCGGAGGCGCGGGCCGCGATCGTCCGCGCCGTCGGAAAGCCGTTCGAATTCGAGATCCTCTCCATGTTCCCCTGGGTGCGACGACAGCTGGTGGCGCGCCACTACGGTAAGGGCCGGGTGTTCATCGCCGGCGACGCGGCGCACCTGACGTCGCCCACCGGCGGCTTCGGGATGAACACCGGGCTGCTGGATGCGGTGAATCTCTCCTGGAAGCTCGCGGCCGTGCTGCAAGGATGGGGCGGGGAACACCTCCTCGAGAGCTACGAGGCGGAGCAGTTGCCGGTGGCCGTGCGCAACGTCGGCGAGGCCACGGAGAACCTGCGCCGGATGCTGGCGCCGCGCATCCTGACGCCGGACCCGCGCATGTTCGACGCCGACGACCCGCAAGCCGAAGAGGCCCGCCGCGAGTATGGCGCCCGCTACACGGAGATGATGCGTCGCGAGTGGTTTTCCATCGGTGTGCACCTGGGCTATGTGTACGAGGGGTCGCCCATCGTCGTCCCCGACGGCACGCCGCGCCCGCCCCTGCAAGTGTCGAGCTACACGCCCACGGCGCGGCCCGGCTCGCGGGCGCCGCACGCGTGGATCGGCGAGAACCGCTCGACGCTCGACCTGTTCGGGCGAAGATTCGTGCTGCTGCGGTTCGGGACCAATCCCCCGGCAGTCGATGCCTTGAAGCAGGCGGCGGCCTCTGTCGGCCTGCCGCTGGAAGTGGTGGACCTGCAGGATCAGGAGGCCGCGCGGCTCTACGAACGTCGGCTGGTGCTGGTGCGGCCCGACGGACAGGTGGCATGGCGCTCGGACGCGGCGCCGGAGGACGCCTCGCTGCTGGTCGACATCGTCCGGGGTGCGAAGGCGGGCGACCCGGTGCCCATCTCGTTCGAAGCCGTGATCGCGGAGGCTTGA
- a CDS encoding cupin domain-containing protein, translating into MAEQQSMVDEAARRALKEDLARVHCRVQQPDDPPLFTRAPDSAMQTVHWKWTDLEPLLDRLGRQLALEPGGNRRTLRLHNPGLAYGTTHTFWASIQVILPGEIAGNHRHTANAFRFVMKGGGATTTVNGERYPMHEGDLVLTPSMTWHDHEYHGDTPMIWLDVLDISLMRSMHATFFEPGKEMQQPVDAIPDRSWRQYGSGLMGPPGPQPRGGNPLLVYPRAMAEGALQQAAGLPADPFDDVVLEYRNPTDGGAAMSTLGMRLQTLRAGTHTRARRHTGSKLYHVVRGEGSTIVDGQRYDWSAGDFLALKPWAWHEHLNTSASDALLFQVNDIPAMSALGYYFEEPLTGNGGHQQVA; encoded by the coding sequence ATGGCCGAACAGCAAAGCATGGTCGACGAAGCCGCGCGCCGCGCGCTGAAGGAGGACCTCGCCAGGGTCCACTGCCGCGTACAGCAGCCGGACGATCCGCCGCTCTTCACGCGTGCGCCGGACTCCGCGATGCAGACCGTGCACTGGAAGTGGACGGACCTCGAGCCGCTCCTCGACCGCCTGGGCCGCCAACTTGCGCTGGAGCCTGGCGGCAACCGGCGCACGCTGCGCCTGCACAACCCCGGGCTCGCCTACGGCACCACGCACACGTTCTGGGCCTCGATCCAGGTGATCCTGCCCGGCGAGATCGCGGGCAACCACCGGCATACCGCGAACGCCTTCCGCTTCGTGATGAAGGGCGGCGGCGCCACGACCACCGTCAACGGTGAGCGCTACCCGATGCACGAAGGCGACCTGGTGCTCACGCCCAGCATGACGTGGCACGACCACGAGTACCACGGCGACACGCCGATGATCTGGCTGGACGTGCTGGACATCTCGCTGATGCGGTCCATGCACGCGACCTTCTTCGAGCCCGGCAAGGAGATGCAGCAACCGGTGGATGCGATCCCGGACCGCTCGTGGCGCCAGTACGGCAGCGGGCTGATGGGCCCGCCGGGCCCGCAGCCCCGGGGCGGAAATCCGCTGCTCGTGTATCCGCGTGCGATGGCCGAAGGTGCGTTGCAGCAGGCTGCAGGTTTGCCGGCCGACCCGTTCGATGACGTCGTGCTCGAGTACCGCAACCCCACGGACGGGGGCGCGGCCATGAGCACCCTGGGCATGCGGCTGCAGACACTGCGCGCCGGTACGCACACGCGGGCACGCCGCCACACGGGCAGCAAGCTCTACCACGTGGTGCGCGGCGAGGGCTCCACGATCGTCGACGGGCAGCGCTACGACTGGAGCGCCGGGGACTTCCTGGCCCTGAAGCCCTGGGCGTGGCACGAGCACCTGAATACCTCGGCCAGCGACGCCTTGCTGTTCCAGGTCAACGACATCCCTGCCATGTCGGCGCTGGGCTACTACTTCGAAGAACCGCTCACCGGGAACGGCGGGCACCAGCAAGTCGCCTGA
- a CDS encoding fumarylacetoacetate hydrolase family protein codes for MKIASFNDHRVGIVDGTTVYDMTAALPDFLQQLPRQRVNWLVAHWNELRPAFAGYLETGKPLPLSSVTLLAANPAPQHLFAAPANYRKHIGELGERVVTKGGRSAREQGFFLKAPGSLVGAGGTLFLPRGSQRRFDHESELAVIISKEARNVPREHAMEYVFGYSCLIDATLRIEKDTFEEERSMRKSFETFTPLGPWIVTADEVPEPENLRNQLWVNGEVRQSANTSELIVGIAELIELISSVLTLQPGDVIASGTPEGVGPFKPGDQVRIEIERIGSMSLPVREYDMRSPRPF; via the coding sequence ATGAAAATCGCATCCTTCAACGACCACCGCGTCGGCATCGTCGACGGCACGACGGTCTATGACATGACCGCCGCCTTGCCGGATTTCCTGCAGCAGCTGCCCCGGCAGCGGGTCAACTGGCTGGTTGCGCACTGGAACGAGTTGCGACCGGCCTTCGCGGGATATCTCGAGACCGGCAAGCCCCTCCCGCTGTCCAGCGTCACTCTGCTGGCCGCCAATCCCGCGCCGCAGCACCTCTTCGCTGCGCCGGCCAACTACCGCAAGCACATCGGCGAGCTCGGGGAGCGCGTCGTGACGAAAGGCGGCCGCTCGGCGCGCGAGCAGGGCTTCTTCCTGAAGGCCCCGGGTTCGCTGGTCGGCGCCGGCGGCACCCTGTTCCTGCCGCGGGGCTCCCAGCGCCGGTTCGACCACGAGTCGGAGCTCGCCGTGATCATCTCGAAAGAGGCACGCAATGTCCCGCGCGAGCACGCGATGGAGTACGTGTTCGGCTATTCCTGCCTCATCGACGCCACCTTGCGCATCGAGAAGGACACCTTCGAGGAGGAGCGTTCGATGCGCAAGTCCTTCGAGACGTTCACGCCGCTCGGCCCGTGGATCGTCACGGCCGACGAGGTGCCGGAGCCGGAGAATCTCAGGAACCAGCTGTGGGTAAACGGCGAAGTCCGGCAGAGCGCCAACACCTCGGAGCTCATCGTCGGCATCGCGGAGCTGATCGAGCTGATCTCTTCCGTGCTGACGCTGCAGCCCGGTGACGTCATCGCGTCGGGTACGCCCGAAGGCGTGGGTCCGTTCAAGCCCGGCGACCAAGTGCGCATCGAGATCGAACGGATCGGCAGCATGAGCCTGCCGGTACGCGAGTACGACATGCGCTCGCCGCGGCCGTTCTGA
- a CDS encoding 2-methylaconitate cis-trans isomerase PrpF family protein — protein MRRRFPAAFIRGGTSKAIVFHARDLPPQRADWDEIFLKAMGTPDRYGRQLDGMGGGVSSLSKVCVVGPPSVPGADIDYTFAQVQVREAVVDYSGNCGNMSSAMGPFAVDEGLVPAPRNGQAVVRIHNTNTRKIIAARFEVRDGQSVEAGSLAIPGVDGTGAPVRLDFLSPGGASTGKLLPTGQAAQTLEVPGFPGVTASLVDAANACVFVAARDIGLTGAESPDELGANAQAMGWLAGLRLHGSVAMGIAADLAAAASVRMIPLIALVSAPQRTTTLDGEVVEADAVDLVVRMLSNGQPHRALPLTGSLCTAVAMQIDGTVPARLARPGRDASALRIAMPSGVLTVAADVRKGPAGWCAEHGSFYRTTRRLFDGHVYA, from the coding sequence ATGCGCCGGCGTTTCCCCGCTGCCTTCATCCGCGGTGGCACCAGCAAGGCCATCGTGTTCCACGCCCGCGACCTGCCGCCCCAGCGGGCCGACTGGGACGAGATCTTCCTGAAGGCCATGGGCACGCCCGACCGCTACGGCAGGCAGCTCGACGGCATGGGGGGCGGCGTTTCGTCGCTCTCGAAAGTGTGCGTGGTCGGCCCTCCCTCCGTGCCGGGCGCGGACATCGACTACACGTTCGCCCAGGTGCAGGTCAGGGAGGCGGTGGTCGACTACAGCGGCAACTGCGGCAACATGTCCTCGGCGATGGGGCCTTTCGCCGTCGATGAGGGGCTCGTGCCTGCGCCGCGCAATGGCCAGGCCGTCGTCCGCATCCACAACACCAACACACGCAAGATCATCGCCGCGCGTTTCGAAGTGCGCGACGGCCAGAGCGTCGAGGCCGGTTCGCTTGCGATTCCCGGGGTCGACGGAACCGGTGCGCCAGTGCGCCTGGACTTCCTGTCCCCGGGCGGCGCGTCGACGGGCAAGCTGCTGCCGACGGGCCAGGCAGCGCAAACACTCGAGGTCCCTGGCTTTCCCGGCGTCACGGCTTCGCTGGTCGACGCAGCCAACGCCTGCGTGTTCGTGGCTGCCAGGGACATTGGGCTCACGGGCGCCGAATCGCCGGACGAACTCGGCGCCAACGCGCAGGCGATGGGCTGGCTGGCGGGGCTGCGGCTGCACGGATCGGTCGCGATGGGTATCGCCGCCGACCTGGCAGCAGCGGCCTCCGTACGCATGATCCCGCTGATCGCCCTCGTGAGCGCGCCGCAACGCACGACGACCCTCGACGGCGAGGTTGTCGAAGCCGACGCCGTCGACCTGGTCGTGCGCATGCTGTCCAACGGCCAGCCCCACCGCGCCTTGCCACTGACGGGCTCACTGTGCACCGCCGTGGCGATGCAGATCGACGGGACGGTGCCCGCCCGCCTTGCGCGTCCCGGGCGCGACGCCTCGGCGTTGCGAATCGCCATGCCCTCGGGCGTGCTCACGGTGGCTGCGGACGTCCGCAAGGGCCCGGCCGGCTGGTGCGCCGAACACGGCTCGTTCTACCGCACGACCCGCCGCCTGTTCGACGGCCACGTGTACGCATGA
- a CDS encoding Bug family tripartite tricarboxylate transporter substrate binding protein, whose translation MKFRSLAAAALLAGMSLFAQAQGYPAKPITFIVPFAPGGGVDVLTRAIGVKLSERWGQPVIVENKAGAGSSIGTAQVAKAAPDGYTLLATVNQTMVGNRFLYKNLSYDPDKSFEPITMMVNADQLIVANARLPANTLKEAVELARKKPGTLNYGSFGNGSQPHLLFSMINEREKIDLLHVPYNGITPNLTALAAGDVQLGSASAGVIAPLVQAGKIKPIAVAGDAAIAQFPSVTTTTAQGFPYAKVSIWYGLFAPAGTPPAVVKQIRDAVHAVLSDPQFVQQQVAPKGLTVVAGDGAQLRGAIAQEVKDTAAMIKAAGVVPE comes from the coding sequence ATGAAGTTCCGCTCCCTCGCCGCCGCGGCCCTGCTCGCCGGCATGTCGCTGTTCGCGCAGGCCCAGGGCTATCCCGCCAAGCCCATCACCTTCATCGTGCCTTTCGCGCCGGGGGGCGGCGTGGACGTGCTCACCCGCGCCATCGGCGTGAAGCTGTCCGAACGCTGGGGCCAACCCGTCATCGTCGAGAACAAGGCGGGCGCAGGTTCGTCCATCGGCACGGCGCAGGTGGCCAAGGCGGCACCGGACGGCTACACGCTGCTGGCCACCGTGAACCAGACGATGGTCGGGAATCGCTTCCTGTACAAGAACCTGTCCTACGATCCGGACAAGAGTTTCGAGCCCATCACGATGATGGTGAACGCCGACCAGCTGATCGTCGCGAACGCGCGCTTGCCCGCCAACACCCTGAAGGAAGCGGTGGAGCTCGCGCGGAAGAAGCCGGGAACCCTCAACTACGGTTCGTTCGGCAATGGGAGCCAGCCGCACCTGCTGTTCTCCATGATCAACGAGCGCGAGAAGATCGACCTGCTCCATGTCCCCTACAACGGCATCACGCCCAACCTCACCGCGCTGGCCGCGGGCGACGTGCAGCTCGGTTCCGCCAGTGCAGGGGTGATCGCGCCCCTGGTGCAGGCCGGCAAGATCAAGCCGATCGCCGTGGCGGGCGACGCTGCGATCGCGCAATTCCCCAGCGTGACGACCACCACGGCCCAGGGCTTCCCGTATGCGAAGGTCTCGATCTGGTACGGCCTGTTCGCGCCGGCCGGCACGCCGCCGGCGGTTGTGAAGCAGATCCGCGATGCGGTGCACGCCGTGCTGTCCGATCCGCAGTTCGTCCAGCAGCAGGTCGCGCCCAAGGGCCTGACCGTCGTCGCCGGCGACGGGGCGCAGTTGCGCGGCGCCATCGCCCAGGAAGTGAAGGACACCGCCGCGATGATCAAGGCCGCAGGCGTCGTCCCGGAATGA